The Engystomops pustulosus chromosome 9, aEngPut4.maternal, whole genome shotgun sequence genome includes a window with the following:
- the LOC140076463 gene encoding uncharacterized protein: MLYTLFSRRDVPLQKCSSGNIKRPTDAFKREKHADLAAVEGATCNLQEKSRSQERVSSDQFSIRQKIDVTVGKNQIGEFCPSYSGDVQHLATGKPITPIHKVPAQAPAIVNLQSLTPVQRFGSTTLHLYLPTASCEEEEPNITRDKNEATKNKDSRSPRNILKVDPLKPLVPSSSRRMSAKRTHVPCKEALSTANLSVQFCGDEKGLYSTPLRRSLIDNTRNHFIKGDNNSLRNPIQRPVSNVGYRLGSYNSDKAAESSEYGLSVSTLKLSDDKPKGSYMLTQRRGPDKMDSFFRSKKDHEMNEEQSSTCRSQSEMLDFETRNTYI; this comes from the exons ATGTTGTATACTTTGTTTTCTCGAAGAGATGTTCCTCTACAGAAATGTTCATCCGGCAACATTAAAAGACCAACAGATGCCTTCAAAAGAGAGAAACATGCGGATCTTGCCG CAGTCGAAGGCGCTACCTGTAATCTGCAAGAGAAATCCAGAAGTCAAGAACgggtctcctctgatcagttcaGCATCCGCCAAAAGATCGATGTGACTGTAGGGAAGAATCAGATTGGAGAATTCTGTCCTTCATACAGTGGTGATGTCCAGCATTTGGCAACAG GTAAGCCCATCACtccaatacacaaggtgccagcCCAAGCTCCAGCCATCGTCAATTTACAGTCGTTAACCCCTGTGCAAAGATTTGGGTCCACCACATTGCACCTCTATCTCCCAACTGCATCCTGTGAAGAGGAGGAACCGAATATAACCAG gGACAAGAATGAAGCCACCAAAAACAAAGACTCAAGAAGTCCAAGAAATATTTTGAAAGTTGACCCACTAAAGCCACTGGTTCCGAGTTCTTCTAGACGAATGTCAGCTAAAAGGACGCATGTTCCATGTAAAGAGGCTCTCTCCACTGCTAATCTTTCTGTCCAGTTTTGTGGGGATGAAAAAGGACTATACTCAACCCCTTTACGGAGGTCTCTAATAGACAACACAAGAAATCATTTTATAAAAGGAGACAATAATAGCCTAAGGAATCCCATCCAGAGGCCCGTGAGTAACGTGGGCTACAGATTGGGGTCTTATAACTCTGACAAAGCAGCCGAAAGCTCTGAATATGGACTCAGTGTCAGCACCCTAAAGTTAAGTGATGATAAACCCAAAGGATCATACATGTTAACGCAACGCAGAGGACCGGACAAGATGGATTCCTTTTTCAGAAGTAAAAAGGACCACGAAATGAATGAAGAGCAGAGTTCAACATGTAGAAGTCAATCTGAAATGTTAGATTTTGAAACACgaaatacatatatttaa